A single window of Nocardioides kongjuensis DNA harbors:
- a CDS encoding flagellar hook protein FlgE → MLRSLFAGISGLRVNQTMLDVTGNNIANANTTGFKSSTTVFSDTLSQMLTAASGGNTERGGTNPIQIGLGVQLAATMANFGQGSAQLTGRPTDVMLQGDGFFVLRDGAENVYTRAGAFTFDQTGVLVAPSGMRVQGYALDAAGLPTGGPVDVDLNMINATLPAGVNLTSYSIGADGKVRGVFSDGVQRDICQLAVADFTNPMGLEKIGDTAFRESANSGAVQLGVAGQGQRGQIMAGALEMSNVDLSAEFTNLILAQRGFQASSRVITTSDQVLEELVNIKR, encoded by the coding sequence ATGCTTCGCTCGCTCTTCGCCGGCATCTCCGGCCTCCGCGTGAACCAGACCATGCTCGACGTCACCGGCAACAACATCGCCAACGCCAACACGACGGGCTTCAAGTCGAGCACCACCGTCTTCTCCGACACCCTCAGCCAGATGCTCACCGCAGCCTCGGGCGGCAACACCGAGCGTGGCGGAACCAACCCGATCCAGATCGGCCTCGGCGTCCAGCTCGCCGCGACCATGGCGAACTTCGGCCAGGGCTCGGCCCAGCTCACCGGCCGCCCGACCGACGTGATGCTGCAGGGCGACGGCTTCTTCGTGCTGCGCGACGGCGCGGAGAACGTCTACACCCGCGCCGGCGCGTTCACCTTCGACCAGACCGGCGTGCTCGTCGCACCCAGCGGCATGCGGGTGCAGGGCTACGCCCTCGACGCCGCGGGCCTGCCGACCGGCGGTCCGGTCGACGTCGACCTGAACATGATCAACGCGACGCTGCCCGCCGGCGTGAACCTGACGTCGTACTCGATCGGCGCCGACGGCAAGGTCCGCGGCGTGTTCTCCGACGGCGTCCAGCGCGACATCTGCCAGCTGGCCGTCGCGGACTTCACCAACCCGATGGGCCTGGAGAAGATCGGCGACACCGCCTTCCGCGAGTCCGCCAACTCCGGCGCCGTGCAGCTCGGTGTCGCCGGCCAGGGCCAGCGCGGCCAGATCATGGCCGGCGCCCTGGAGATGTCCAACGTCGACCTGTCCGCCGAGTTCACGAACCTCATCTTGGCCCAGCGCGGCTTCCAGGCCAGCTCGCGGGTGATCACGACCAGCGACCAGGTGCTCGAGGAGCTCGTCAACATCAAGCGCTGA
- a CDS encoding flagellar FlbD family protein — translation MISLTRLSGTTFLLNADLIERVDCTPDTVVTLVDGTKYIVAESLDDVRDAVIDYRSAIVARAALPDASTVAPVRTRQGRLSAVPPRGVTP, via the coding sequence GTGATCTCGCTGACCCGACTCTCGGGGACCACGTTCCTGCTGAACGCGGACCTGATCGAGCGCGTCGACTGCACCCCGGACACCGTGGTGACCCTGGTCGACGGCACCAAGTACATCGTGGCCGAGTCCCTCGACGACGTGCGCGACGCCGTCATCGACTACCGCTCGGCCATCGTGGCGCGCGCGGCCCTGCCGGACGCGTCCACCGTCGCGCCGGTACGGACGCGCCAGGGCCGACTGTCCGCCGTACCCCCGCGAGGAGTGACCCCGTGA
- a CDS encoding motility protein A: MKDIATPVGIVVGLVIIVAANVLEGGNPMSLLLLPPMLLVLGTTVMVTVAGGTMSDAKTAIKDMKRAFTGSVEPAEALVPQVVSLAERARREGLLALEDSLREIDDPFLVKGVTMAIDGTDPEDVREILEAELRAKKRDDKQAAKFFGDAGAYAPTIGIIGTVMGLVHVLENLATPDELGHLIAGAFVATLWGVMSANVIWLPISSRLKRLGELECARMEVAIEGVAAIQAGANPRLVAEKLRSLLPTGTVEREAA, encoded by the coding sequence GTGAAGGACATCGCAACCCCGGTCGGCATCGTCGTCGGCCTGGTGATCATCGTCGCGGCCAACGTCCTCGAGGGCGGCAACCCGATGAGCCTGCTGCTCCTGCCGCCGATGCTCCTGGTGCTCGGCACCACGGTCATGGTCACCGTCGCCGGCGGCACGATGAGCGACGCCAAGACCGCGATCAAGGACATGAAGCGCGCGTTCACCGGCTCGGTCGAGCCGGCCGAGGCGCTGGTCCCGCAGGTCGTCTCGCTCGCCGAGCGGGCCCGTCGCGAGGGCCTGCTGGCCCTGGAGGACAGCCTGCGCGAGATCGACGACCCGTTCCTGGTCAAGGGCGTCACCATGGCCATCGACGGCACCGACCCCGAGGACGTCCGCGAGATCCTCGAGGCCGAGCTGCGGGCCAAGAAGCGCGACGACAAGCAGGCCGCGAAGTTCTTCGGCGACGCCGGCGCCTACGCGCCGACCATCGGCATCATCGGCACCGTCATGGGCCTGGTCCACGTGCTGGAGAACCTGGCCACCCCCGACGAGCTCGGCCACCTGATCGCCGGCGCCTTCGTCGCCACCTTGTGGGGCGTGATGTCGGCCAACGTGATCTGGCTGCCGATCTCGAGCCGGCTCAAGCGGCTCGGCGAGCTGGAGTGCGCGCGGATGGAGGTCGCCATCGAGGGCGTCGCCGCCATCCAGGCCGGCGCCAACCCGCGCCTGGTCGCGGAGAAGCTGCGCTCCCTCCTGCCCACCGGCACCGTCGAGCGCGAGGCCGCCTGA